The genomic segment GCCTGCTGCATGCCGCCACTGCCCTGACCGCCCTGGGCGTCCCGATGCCCGCAGACTGGGCGACCTTTGCCGCCGAGCACGACCTCGAAAGCCCCGAGCGCGACTTCGGCGCGGGGCCGGAAGCCACCCTGGACGCGGGCGAGTTCGCCCGGCTCGCCTTCACCCTGGACACCCCTGCGGCGCGGCGCTGGCGCAAGCGGGCACAGACGCTGCTGGCCCGCGCGATGACCGGCGACGTGCGCCTGGCCGCCGAGATCGCCGAGCGCAACGCCAATCCCGAGGCCCGGCGCTGGCTGGCCGCCCGGCTGGAGAGCACCGACGCCCGCCGCGAGCTGATGAGCACGGTCGCCCGCCACGGCGGCGAGGGCCGGGTGTACGGCCAACTCGGCTCCATCAGCAACCGCAGCGTGCTGGGCACCGACTCGGCCACCATCCGCCGCGAGCGAGGCGTGCGGCAGACCCGCGACGGCCTGCGCAGCGACGAACTGCTGCGCCTCGCCTACCTCGACACCGCTACCGCCCGCGCCATCGCCGAGGCGGGTGCCCACGGCAACGAGGCCATCCTTCGCGTTCACGAGGGAGTCGCCCGCCGCGAGCGCGACCTGTGGCGCGACTCGCCCCGCGCGAGCTGAAGTTCCGCTTACCCTCCGTACGCGTCCCTCCCACGGGGCGCGTGTTCTCATTGAGGTGGGGCAGATGGGGCGGGAGGGCTGGTCTAGAATGCCGCGCGTGCCGCCCCTGCGCCTGATA from the Deinococcus sp. NW-56 genome contains:
- the ddrC gene encoding DNA damage response protein DdrC, which translates into the protein MKTVPHTLEFGTHRLPASADGLLHAATALTALGVPMPADWATFAAEHDLESPERDFGAGPEATLDAGEFARLAFTLDTPAARRWRKRAQTLLARAMTGDVRLAAEIAERNANPEARRWLAARLESTDARRELMSTVARHGGEGRVYGQLGSISNRSVLGTDSATIRRERGVRQTRDGLRSDELLRLAYLDTATARAIAEAGAHGNEAILRVHEGVARRERDLWRDSPRAS